TTATTGGTTTTTTATAAACCTCTACTTCTGTAACTCCTAAAGCTGAAAGAAAACCTATAGCTGCAGCATTTAGAGTTGTTCCTTTTTGTAATGCTCTTTGTTCTTTTTCTATTTGTTCACCAATTGGTCTTATATTCTGTTTTGGCTTTGGTAATGAATCAATTATAATTTTATTTCCATTAACACTTACATTTTCTTGCATTACAACAGCTATGGTCTTGCGTGGTATCATTGCTCCAGTAAAAATTCTAAAACACTCTCCATTTTGAAGTGTATGGTTGTGACTATCTCCTGTTTTTATTTCTCCAACTATGTTGAGCTCTGTGTGTTCTTCCGATTCTGAGAAATTAAGAGCATAACCATCCATAGCGGATTGGTTAAAGGATGGTAGGTTTATGGTACTGTAAATGTCCTGAGCTAAAGTATAACCTAAAGCCTTATTAATATCACACTTCGTTTTATTAAGAAAAGAGGTGTTGTTAATAATTATATTTTTTGCTTCTTCAATGGATGTCATAAATAAGTTTTTAAAGAATAGTTGGCTTTAAGGTATTTGGTTTTTAATTCTCTTTTTGGTCTTTTGTTTTACTCTTTCTAAGAAGTTTGTCTACACCAATCCAAATAAAAATTATTGGCCAGTACACTCGTATTAATTCTCCTATTGAAACTTGAATTAAATTGAGGTTGTTAGCTTAAAATAATAAGCCTAAGAGAATAAATAAAATACCGATACTTTTTCCTTTTTCCATAGTTTTCTGTTTTTATAAAATCCCTTTTTTGAATAGTCCTTGCTTGGGTTTTTTGTGTTTTTTCTTTAGTTGAGTTTTAGTAAAAAAACTTTCTTTCTTCTTTATTTTACTATCGGGTGTACATCCAACAGAGGTACAATTATACTGGCTTTTACACGATGTTAATATTACTATTAACAATAAATATTTAAAAGCTCTTTTCATGTCATACAAATTAAGTACAATAAATTCATACTTTCGTGAAATGCCAAAAAAAAAGAAAAGAAGGAAAGTAACTAAGCATAGTTTACAGTCTCAAACTTTGAATATTCTTAGAAAGAATCCTAAAAATTCTTTTAACTACAAACAGATTTCTAAACAATTAGGGTTAGGCGATGAATCCTCCAAATTATTGATACAAGTTGTGCTTAAAGAACTTGAAGAAAATGAAAAGATTATTTCTGTTAATAGAGGAAAATATAAATTAAAATCACAGTCTTCAGTAGTTGAAGGTATTGTAGATATTACAGCTTCTGGAAATGCATATGTGGCTATTGAAAATTTAAACGATGATATTTTTGTACACGGAAAATATCTTCCAAATATAGTTAGTGGAGATAGGGTAGAAGTTTTTGTTTTTTCTTCTTTTAACTCGAGACGATCAGAGGGTGAAATAATAGGAATTATCGAACGAAATACCCATCAATTTGTGGGTAAATTAGAAATATCTAAAAATTTTGCTTTCGTTAATATTAAAAATCCTAAAATACATTTTGATATTTATATAAATTCAAAAGAAATTACAAACCACAACTTAAAAAATGGTCAATTAGTGGTTTGTAATATTGATGATTGGGGCGATAAGCGAAACAATCCAAGTGGTACCATAAAAGAGGTGTTGGGTTATCCTGGAGAGCATCATGCCGAAATATATTCTATACTGGCAGAACATAATATTGATAAAACTTTTGATAAAAGTATAGAAGAAAAAGCTAAAAGTATTTCTCAAACTATTACAAAAGAAGAAATAAAAAATAGAAGAGATTTTAGATCTATCACTACATTTACTATAGACCCTTTTGATGCAAAAGATTTTGATGATGCCTTATCAATTCAAAAATTAGAAAATGGTAACTACGAAATTGGAATACATATAGCTGATGTTAGTCATTATGTATTAGAAAATGATAGTATTGATAAAGAAGCTCAAGAAAGAGCAACATCCGTATATCTTGTGGATAGAGTTATTCCTATGCTTCCAGAAATATTATCAAATAATTTATGTTCTCTCAGACCTAATGAGGAAAAATTATGTTTTTCTGCAGTTTTTGAAATAAGTATTGAAGGAAAAATTAAAAATGAATGGTTTGGTAAAACAGTTATACTATCTGATAGAAGATTTAACTATGAAGAGGCTCAGGAACGTATAGAAACTAAAGAAGGTGACTATTCTTCAGAGTTGTTAATATTAAACAACATAGCCAAACTATTTAGAAAAGAGAGAAAAAATAAAGGAGCTATATCATTCCATAAAGTAGAAACAAAATTTAAATTAGATGATGATAAAAATCCTATCTCTCTATTTATTAAAGAAAGTAAAGATGCTCATAAATTGATAGAAGAATTTATGCTTTTAGCTAACCGAAAAGTAGCTGAATTTATAGGTAAAAAATCACTTCCATTTGTTTATAGAATACACGATACTCCTAACCCAGAAAAATTAGAAACACTTAGTTTTTTCCTTAAGAGCTTTGGATATAAATTACAAACCGAAAACAAAAATAGCATTGCACAATCCATGAATAAAATACTTATGGATGTAAAAGGAAAAGATGAAGCCAGTATGATAGAAACTTTAACTATTAGAACAATGGCTAAAGCTATATATTCTACAGAAAATATTGGTCATTACGGATTAGCTTTTAATCATTATACCCATTTTACTTCACCAATTAGACGTTATCCAGATATATTGATTCATAGATTACTTTATCATTATCTAAATAATAACAGTAGAGTGGATAAAGAACGCATAGAAAAATTATGTAAACACTCTTCAGAAATGGAAATTATAGCTTCCAAAGCAGAACGTGATTCTATTAAGTATATGCAAACTGTATATATATCAAAGTTTGTTGGTGAAAAATTAGATGGTATAATATCTGGTGTAACAGACTTTGGAATTTTTGTAGAGGTCAGTAATACTAACTGTGAAGGATTAATACGACTAAAAGATATTCAAAGCGACTTTTACACTTACGATGAACAAAACTATTGCATAAAAGGTAATCAAACCAACACAGTTTATAGAATAGGAGATAAAGTAAATGTTAAAATAAGAAAAGTAAATATTGAGAAAAGAGAAATCAATCTTATATTATTATAATATATTTTATTAATTTAATTGTATATAATTATATATATAGTCTGTTAGTTTAGTTAACAATATTTTTGATAAAAATTTTACTTTCTACATTATTAATACTTTATAACAATCAATTAACAAAATAAATAGTTTATATAATTAATAATCAAATCTTTACAAAGATATTAACACGTAATATATTTTACAATTAACAAAATTTATTTGATAAAAATAGTTGATTAAAAAGCAAAATTTTTGTTAAAAACACTGACATAAAATATTCATATATTTAATAACAAATAGTTGCATAGATAATTGATTTACATAACAGAAAATAATAATTAAAAAGTCAATTAAAACTTATTAAAGTTTTTAACTCATTTTAACAAAAAATCAATTTTGTTTGTTAATTAAATATCTGTTATAGAAATTAGTATTTAAATATTATAAACATACCAATGATTTATGGATAAAAAAATAGGAATAGCATGTGATCATGCAGGTTTTGAATACAAAGAAAAGCTAGTTAAATTATTAGAAAATAAAGGATATTCAGTTACAGATTACGGCTGTTTTAATGAAGAAAGTGTAGATTATCCAGACTATGCTCACAGTCTAGCAAAATCACTAGAAAATAATGAAAATACAATAGGTATTCAATTTTGTGGTAGTGGAAATGGAATAAATATGAGTGCTAATAAACACCAAGCTATTCGCTCAGCTTTATGTTGGGAAACCGAAATAGCAGAACTTGCCCGCTTACATAATGATGCTAATGTATGTACTATGCCCGCTCGATTTATATCATATCAAAAAGCAGTAGAAATTGTTGAAGTATTTTTATCCACTGAATTCGAAGGCGGAAGACACCAAAGAAGAGTAGATAAAATAAGCTGTTAAATAAAAACAAATGAAAAAACTATTACTATTATTATTACCTATTAGTCTATTTGCTCAAACACCTACACTATTAAATGATTCTTCAAAGCTCAATTATGC
The sequence above is drawn from the Flavobacteriales bacterium genome and encodes:
- the rnr gene encoding ribonuclease R, which encodes MPKKKKRRKVTKHSLQSQTLNILRKNPKNSFNYKQISKQLGLGDESSKLLIQVVLKELEENEKIISVNRGKYKLKSQSSVVEGIVDITASGNAYVAIENLNDDIFVHGKYLPNIVSGDRVEVFVFSSFNSRRSEGEIIGIIERNTHQFVGKLEISKNFAFVNIKNPKIHFDIYINSKEITNHNLKNGQLVVCNIDDWGDKRNNPSGTIKEVLGYPGEHHAEIYSILAEHNIDKTFDKSIEEKAKSISQTITKEEIKNRRDFRSITTFTIDPFDAKDFDDALSIQKLENGNYEIGIHIADVSHYVLENDSIDKEAQERATSVYLVDRVIPMLPEILSNNLCSLRPNEEKLCFSAVFEISIEGKIKNEWFGKTVILSDRRFNYEEAQERIETKEGDYSSELLILNNIAKLFRKERKNKGAISFHKVETKFKLDDDKNPISLFIKESKDAHKLIEEFMLLANRKVAEFIGKKSLPFVYRIHDTPNPEKLETLSFFLKSFGYKLQTENKNSIAQSMNKILMDVKGKDEASMIETLTIRTMAKAIYSTENIGHYGLAFNHYTHFTSPIRRYPDILIHRLLYHYLNNNSRVDKERIEKLCKHSSEMEIIASKAERDSIKYMQTVYISKFVGEKLDGIISGVTDFGIFVEVSNTNCEGLIRLKDIQSDFYTYDEQNYCIKGNQTNTVYRIGDKVNVKIRKVNIEKREINLILL
- the rpiB gene encoding ribose 5-phosphate isomerase B, producing MDKKIGIACDHAGFEYKEKLVKLLENKGYSVTDYGCFNEESVDYPDYAHSLAKSLENNENTIGIQFCGSGNGINMSANKHQAIRSALCWETEIAELARLHNDANVCTMPARFISYQKAVEIVEVFLSTEFEGGRHQRRVDKISC